In Dasypus novemcinctus isolate mDasNov1 chromosome 10, mDasNov1.1.hap2, whole genome shotgun sequence, one DNA window encodes the following:
- the KAT5 gene encoding histone acetyltransferase KAT5 isoform X6 — protein sequence MAEVGEIIEGCRLPVLRRNQDNEDEWPLAEILSVKDISGRKLFYVHYIDFNKRLDEWVTHERLDLKKIQFPKKEAKTPTKNGLPGSRPGSPEREVKRKVEVVSPATPVPSETAPASVFPQNGSARRAVAAQPGRKRKSNCLGTDEDSQDSSDGIPSAPRMTGSLVSDRSHDDIVTRMKNIECIELGRHRLKPWYFSPYPQELTTLPVLYLCEFCLKYGRSLKCLQRHLTKCDLRHPPGNEIYRKGTISFFEIDGRKNKSYSQNLCLLAKCFLDHKTLYYDTDPFLFYVMTEYDCKGFHIVGYFSKEKESTEDYNVACILTLPPYQRRGYGKLLIEFSYELSKVEGKTGTPEKPLSDLGLLSYRSYWSQTILEILMGLKSESGERPQITINEISEITSIKKEDVISTLQYLNLINYYKGQYILTLSEDIVDGHERAMLKRLLRIDSKCLHFTPKDWSKRGKW from the exons ATGGCGGAGGTG GGGGAGATAATCGAGGGTTGCCGCTTGCCCGTGCTGCGGCGGAACCAGGACAACGAGGATGAGTGGC CACTGGCCGAGATCCTGAGTGTGAAAGACATCAGTGGCAGGAAGCTTTTCTACGTCCATTACATTGACT TCAACAAACGCCTCGATGAGTGGGTGACCCACGAACGGCTGGACCTAAAGAAGATCCAATTCCCCAAGAAGGAGGCCAAGACACCTACCAAGAACGGGCTTCCTGGGTCCCGCCCTGGCTCTCCAGAGAGAGAGGTG AAACGGAAGGTCGAGGTGGTTTCACCAGCAACTCCGGTGCCCAGTGAGACAGCCCCAGCCTCCGTCTTCCCCCAG AATGGATCCGCCCGTAGGGCAGTGGCAGCCCAGCCAGGACGGAAACGGAAATCAAATTGCTTGGGCACTGATGAG GATTCCCAGGACAGCTCAGATGGAATTCCGTCGGCACCACGCATGACCGGCAGCCTGGTGTCTGACCGGAGCCACGACGACATCGTTACCCGGATGAAGAACATCGAGTGCATTGAGCTGGGCCGGCACCGCCTCAAGCCATGGTACTTCTCCCCGTATCCACAGGAGCTCACCACGCTGCCTGTCCTCTACCTCTGCGAGTTCTGTCTCAAGTATGGCCGCAGCCTCAAGTGTCTGCAGCGTCACTTG ACCAAGTGCGACCTGCGGCACCCTCCAGGCAATGAGATTTACCGCAAGGGCACCATCTCCTTCTTTGAGATTGATGGCCGTAAAAACAAG AGTTACTCTCAGAACCTGTGTCTTTTGGCCAAGTGTTTCCTGGACCACAAGACATTGTACTATGACACAGACCCCTTCCTCTTCTATGTCATGACGGAGTATGACTGCAAGGGCTTCCACATCGTGGGCTACTTCTCCAAG GAAAAGGAGTCAACCGAAGACTACAACGTGGCCTGCATCCTGACCCTGCCTCCCTACCAGCGCCGGGGCTATGGCAAGCTGCTCATCGAGTTCA GCTATGAGCTCTCCAAAGTGGAAGGGAAAACAGGGACCCCTGAGAAGCCTCTCTCAGATCTTGGCCTCCTGTCCTACCGAAGCTACTGGTCCCAGACCATCCTGGAGATCCTGATGGGGTTGAAGTCGGAGAGTGGGGAGAGGCCGCAGATCACCATCAA CGAGATCAGTGAAATCACCAGCATCAAGAAAGAGGACGTCATCTCTACCCTGCAGTACCTCAACCTCATCAACTACTACAAG GGCCAATATATCCTCACACTGTCAGAGGACATCGTGGACGGGCACGAACGGGCCATGCTCAAGCGTCTCCTTCGGATTGACTCCAAGTGTCTACACTTCACTCCCAAGGACTGGAGCAAGCGGGGAAAGTGGTGA
- the KAT5 gene encoding histone acetyltransferase KAT5 isoform X3 has protein sequence MAEVGEIIEGCRLPVLRRNQDNEDEWPLAEILSVKDISGRKLFYVHYIDFNKRLDEWVTHERLDLKKIQFPKKEAKTPTKNGLPGSRPGSPEREVPASAQASGKTLPIPVQITLRFNLPKEREAIPGGEPDQPLSSSSCLQPNHRSTKRKVEVVSPATPVPSETAPASVFPQNGSARRAVAAQPGRKRKSNCLGTDEDSQDSSDGIPSAPRMTGSLVSDRSHDDIVTRMKNIECIELGRHRLKPWYFSPYPQELTTLPVLYLCEFCLKYGRSLKCLQRHLTKCDLRHPPGNEIYRKGTISFFEIDGRKNKSYSQNLCLLAKCFLDHKTLYYDTDPFLFYVMTEYDCKGFHIVGYFSKEKESTEDYNVACILTLPPYQRRGYGKLLIEFSYELSKVEGKTGTPEKPLSDLGLLSYRSYWSQTILEILMGLKSESGERPQITINEISEITSIKKEDVISTLQYLNLINYYKGQYILTLSEDIVDGHERAMLKRLLRIDSKCLHFTPKDWSKRGKW, from the exons ATGGCGGAGGTG GGGGAGATAATCGAGGGTTGCCGCTTGCCCGTGCTGCGGCGGAACCAGGACAACGAGGATGAGTGGC CACTGGCCGAGATCCTGAGTGTGAAAGACATCAGTGGCAGGAAGCTTTTCTACGTCCATTACATTGACT TCAACAAACGCCTCGATGAGTGGGTGACCCACGAACGGCTGGACCTAAAGAAGATCCAATTCCCCAAGAAGGAGGCCAAGACACCTACCAAGAACGGGCTTCCTGGGTCCCGCCCTGGCTCTCCAGAGAGAGAGGTG CCGGCCTCCGCCCAGGCCAGTGGGAAGACTTTGCCAATCCCGGTCCAGATCACACTCCGCTTCAACCTGCCCAAGGAGCGGGAGGCCATCCCCGGTGGCGAGCCCGACCAGCCGCTCTCCTCCAGCTCCTGCCTGCAGCCCAACCACCGCTCCACG AAACGGAAGGTCGAGGTGGTTTCACCAGCAACTCCGGTGCCCAGTGAGACAGCCCCAGCCTCCGTCTTCCCCCAG AATGGATCCGCCCGTAGGGCAGTGGCAGCCCAGCCAGGACGGAAACGGAAATCAAATTGCTTGGGCACTGATGAG GATTCCCAGGACAGCTCAGATGGAATTCCGTCGGCACCACGCATGACCGGCAGCCTGGTGTCTGACCGGAGCCACGACGACATCGTTACCCGGATGAAGAACATCGAGTGCATTGAGCTGGGCCGGCACCGCCTCAAGCCATGGTACTTCTCCCCGTATCCACAGGAGCTCACCACGCTGCCTGTCCTCTACCTCTGCGAGTTCTGTCTCAAGTATGGCCGCAGCCTCAAGTGTCTGCAGCGTCACTTG ACCAAGTGCGACCTGCGGCACCCTCCAGGCAATGAGATTTACCGCAAGGGCACCATCTCCTTCTTTGAGATTGATGGCCGTAAAAACAAG AGTTACTCTCAGAACCTGTGTCTTTTGGCCAAGTGTTTCCTGGACCACAAGACATTGTACTATGACACAGACCCCTTCCTCTTCTATGTCATGACGGAGTATGACTGCAAGGGCTTCCACATCGTGGGCTACTTCTCCAAG GAAAAGGAGTCAACCGAAGACTACAACGTGGCCTGCATCCTGACCCTGCCTCCCTACCAGCGCCGGGGCTATGGCAAGCTGCTCATCGAGTTCA GCTATGAGCTCTCCAAAGTGGAAGGGAAAACAGGGACCCCTGAGAAGCCTCTCTCAGATCTTGGCCTCCTGTCCTACCGAAGCTACTGGTCCCAGACCATCCTGGAGATCCTGATGGGGTTGAAGTCGGAGAGTGGGGAGAGGCCGCAGATCACCATCAA CGAGATCAGTGAAATCACCAGCATCAAGAAAGAGGACGTCATCTCTACCCTGCAGTACCTCAACCTCATCAACTACTACAAG GGCCAATATATCCTCACACTGTCAGAGGACATCGTGGACGGGCACGAACGGGCCATGCTCAAGCGTCTCCTTCGGATTGACTCCAAGTGTCTACACTTCACTCCCAAGGACTGGAGCAAGCGGGGAAAGTGGTGA
- the KAT5 gene encoding histone acetyltransferase KAT5 isoform X5 — protein sequence MAEVGEIIEGCRLPVLRRNQDNEDEWPLAEILSVKDISGRKLFYVHYIDFNKRLDEWVTHERLDLKKIQFPKKEAKTPTKNGLPGSRPGSPEREVRKTLDLSLQPASAQASGKTLPIPVQITLRFNLPKEREAIPGGEPDQPLSSSSCLQPNHRSTKRKVEVVSPATPVPSETAPASVFPQNGSARRAVAAQPGRKRKSNCLGTDEDSQDSSDGIPSAPRMTGSLVSDRSHDDIVTRMKNIECIELGRHRLKPWYFSPYPQELTTLPVLYLCEFCLKYGRSLKCLQRHLTKCDLRHPPGNEIYRKGTISFFEIDGRKNKSYSQNLCLLAKCFLDHKTLYYDTDPFLFYVMTEYDCKGFHIVGYFSKEKESTEDYNVACILTLPPYQRRGYGKLLIEFSLTTHFIQLSTQHLGQQHLRSFVSDLGKQGGSLNWLVKTQRLDLVHGHGSSEKFYYQMVPRWSHLQEALGLVKQADASRISD from the exons ATGGCGGAGGTG GGGGAGATAATCGAGGGTTGCCGCTTGCCCGTGCTGCGGCGGAACCAGGACAACGAGGATGAGTGGC CACTGGCCGAGATCCTGAGTGTGAAAGACATCAGTGGCAGGAAGCTTTTCTACGTCCATTACATTGACT TCAACAAACGCCTCGATGAGTGGGTGACCCACGAACGGCTGGACCTAAAGAAGATCCAATTCCCCAAGAAGGAGGCCAAGACACCTACCAAGAACGGGCTTCCTGGGTCCCGCCCTGGCTCTCCAGAGAGAGAGGTG aggAAGACCCTGGACCTATCTCTACAGCCGGCCTCCGCCCAGGCCAGTGGGAAGACTTTGCCAATCCCGGTCCAGATCACACTCCGCTTCAACCTGCCCAAGGAGCGGGAGGCCATCCCCGGTGGCGAGCCCGACCAGCCGCTCTCCTCCAGCTCCTGCCTGCAGCCCAACCACCGCTCCACG AAACGGAAGGTCGAGGTGGTTTCACCAGCAACTCCGGTGCCCAGTGAGACAGCCCCAGCCTCCGTCTTCCCCCAG AATGGATCCGCCCGTAGGGCAGTGGCAGCCCAGCCAGGACGGAAACGGAAATCAAATTGCTTGGGCACTGATGAG GATTCCCAGGACAGCTCAGATGGAATTCCGTCGGCACCACGCATGACCGGCAGCCTGGTGTCTGACCGGAGCCACGACGACATCGTTACCCGGATGAAGAACATCGAGTGCATTGAGCTGGGCCGGCACCGCCTCAAGCCATGGTACTTCTCCCCGTATCCACAGGAGCTCACCACGCTGCCTGTCCTCTACCTCTGCGAGTTCTGTCTCAAGTATGGCCGCAGCCTCAAGTGTCTGCAGCGTCACTTG ACCAAGTGCGACCTGCGGCACCCTCCAGGCAATGAGATTTACCGCAAGGGCACCATCTCCTTCTTTGAGATTGATGGCCGTAAAAACAAG AGTTACTCTCAGAACCTGTGTCTTTTGGCCAAGTGTTTCCTGGACCACAAGACATTGTACTATGACACAGACCCCTTCCTCTTCTATGTCATGACGGAGTATGACTGCAAGGGCTTCCACATCGTGGGCTACTTCTCCAAG GAAAAGGAGTCAACCGAAGACTACAACGTGGCCTGCATCCTGACCCTGCCTCCCTACCAGCGCCGGGGCTATGGCAAGCTGCTCATCGAGTTCA GTCTTACCACTCACTTCATTCAACTCAGCACTCAACATCTGGGACAGCAACATTTGAGAAGTTTTGTCTCTGACCTTGGGAAACAGGGAGGTAGCCTTAACTGGCTGGTAAAGACACAGAGGCTTGACTTGGTTCATGGTCATGGTTCATCTGAGAAATTTTATTATCAAATGGTGCCAAGATGGAGTCACCTTCAGGAAGCTCTTGGACTGGTAAAGCAAGCAGATGCCTCAAGAATCTCAGACTAA
- the KAT5 gene encoding histone acetyltransferase KAT5 isoform X2, whose protein sequence is MAEVGEIIEGCRLPVLRRNQDNEDEWPLAEILSVKDISGRKLFYVHYIDFNKRLDEWVTHERLDLKKIQFPKKEAKTPTKNGLPGSRPGSPEREVRKTLDLSLQPASAQASGKTLPIPVQITLRFNLPKEREAIPGGEPDQPLSSSSCLQPNHRSTKRKVEVVSPATPVPSETAPASVFPQNGSARRAVAAQPGRKRKSNCLGTDEDSQDSSDGIPSAPRMTGSLVSDRSHDDIVTRMKNIECIELGRHRLKPWYFSPYPQELTTLPVLYLCEFCLKYGRSLKCLQRHLTKCDLRHPPGNEIYRKGTISFFEIDGRKNKSYSQNLCLLAKCFLDHKTLYYDTDPFLFYVMTEYDCKGFHIVGYFSKEKESTEDYNVACILTLPPYQRRGYGKLLIEFSYELSKVEGKTGTPEKPLSDLGLLSYRSYWSQTILEILMGLKSESGERPQITINEISEITSIKKEDVISTLQYLNLINYYKGQYILTLSEDIVDGHERAMLKRLLRIDSKCLHFTPKDWSKRGKW, encoded by the exons ATGGCGGAGGTG GGGGAGATAATCGAGGGTTGCCGCTTGCCCGTGCTGCGGCGGAACCAGGACAACGAGGATGAGTGGC CACTGGCCGAGATCCTGAGTGTGAAAGACATCAGTGGCAGGAAGCTTTTCTACGTCCATTACATTGACT TCAACAAACGCCTCGATGAGTGGGTGACCCACGAACGGCTGGACCTAAAGAAGATCCAATTCCCCAAGAAGGAGGCCAAGACACCTACCAAGAACGGGCTTCCTGGGTCCCGCCCTGGCTCTCCAGAGAGAGAGGTG aggAAGACCCTGGACCTATCTCTACAGCCGGCCTCCGCCCAGGCCAGTGGGAAGACTTTGCCAATCCCGGTCCAGATCACACTCCGCTTCAACCTGCCCAAGGAGCGGGAGGCCATCCCCGGTGGCGAGCCCGACCAGCCGCTCTCCTCCAGCTCCTGCCTGCAGCCCAACCACCGCTCCACG AAACGGAAGGTCGAGGTGGTTTCACCAGCAACTCCGGTGCCCAGTGAGACAGCCCCAGCCTCCGTCTTCCCCCAG AATGGATCCGCCCGTAGGGCAGTGGCAGCCCAGCCAGGACGGAAACGGAAATCAAATTGCTTGGGCACTGATGAG GATTCCCAGGACAGCTCAGATGGAATTCCGTCGGCACCACGCATGACCGGCAGCCTGGTGTCTGACCGGAGCCACGACGACATCGTTACCCGGATGAAGAACATCGAGTGCATTGAGCTGGGCCGGCACCGCCTCAAGCCATGGTACTTCTCCCCGTATCCACAGGAGCTCACCACGCTGCCTGTCCTCTACCTCTGCGAGTTCTGTCTCAAGTATGGCCGCAGCCTCAAGTGTCTGCAGCGTCACTTG ACCAAGTGCGACCTGCGGCACCCTCCAGGCAATGAGATTTACCGCAAGGGCACCATCTCCTTCTTTGAGATTGATGGCCGTAAAAACAAG AGTTACTCTCAGAACCTGTGTCTTTTGGCCAAGTGTTTCCTGGACCACAAGACATTGTACTATGACACAGACCCCTTCCTCTTCTATGTCATGACGGAGTATGACTGCAAGGGCTTCCACATCGTGGGCTACTTCTCCAAG GAAAAGGAGTCAACCGAAGACTACAACGTGGCCTGCATCCTGACCCTGCCTCCCTACCAGCGCCGGGGCTATGGCAAGCTGCTCATCGAGTTCA GCTATGAGCTCTCCAAAGTGGAAGGGAAAACAGGGACCCCTGAGAAGCCTCTCTCAGATCTTGGCCTCCTGTCCTACCGAAGCTACTGGTCCCAGACCATCCTGGAGATCCTGATGGGGTTGAAGTCGGAGAGTGGGGAGAGGCCGCAGATCACCATCAA CGAGATCAGTGAAATCACCAGCATCAAGAAAGAGGACGTCATCTCTACCCTGCAGTACCTCAACCTCATCAACTACTACAAG GGCCAATATATCCTCACACTGTCAGAGGACATCGTGGACGGGCACGAACGGGCCATGCTCAAGCGTCTCCTTCGGATTGACTCCAAGTGTCTACACTTCACTCCCAAGGACTGGAGCAAGCGGGGAAAGTGGTGA
- the KAT5 gene encoding histone acetyltransferase KAT5 isoform X4: MAEVVSPVPGAGRREPGEVGRARGPPVADPGAALSPQGEIIEGCRLPVLRRNQDNEDEWPLAEILSVKDISGRKLFYVHYIDFNKRLDEWVTHERLDLKKIQFPKKEAKTPTKNGLPGSRPGSPEREVKRKVEVVSPATPVPSETAPASVFPQNGSARRAVAAQPGRKRKSNCLGTDEDSQDSSDGIPSAPRMTGSLVSDRSHDDIVTRMKNIECIELGRHRLKPWYFSPYPQELTTLPVLYLCEFCLKYGRSLKCLQRHLTKCDLRHPPGNEIYRKGTISFFEIDGRKNKSYSQNLCLLAKCFLDHKTLYYDTDPFLFYVMTEYDCKGFHIVGYFSKEKESTEDYNVACILTLPPYQRRGYGKLLIEFSYELSKVEGKTGTPEKPLSDLGLLSYRSYWSQTILEILMGLKSESGERPQITINEISEITSIKKEDVISTLQYLNLINYYKGQYILTLSEDIVDGHERAMLKRLLRIDSKCLHFTPKDWSKRGKW, encoded by the exons ATGGCGGAGGTGGTGAGTCCGGTgcccggggcggggcggagggAGCCAGGGGAGGTGGGTAGAGCCCGAGGCCCCCCAGTAGCCGACCCTGGCGCCGCGCTGTCTCCCCAGGGGGAGATAATCGAGGGTTGCCGCTTGCCCGTGCTGCGGCGGAACCAGGACAACGAGGATGAGTGGC CACTGGCCGAGATCCTGAGTGTGAAAGACATCAGTGGCAGGAAGCTTTTCTACGTCCATTACATTGACT TCAACAAACGCCTCGATGAGTGGGTGACCCACGAACGGCTGGACCTAAAGAAGATCCAATTCCCCAAGAAGGAGGCCAAGACACCTACCAAGAACGGGCTTCCTGGGTCCCGCCCTGGCTCTCCAGAGAGAGAGGTG AAACGGAAGGTCGAGGTGGTTTCACCAGCAACTCCGGTGCCCAGTGAGACAGCCCCAGCCTCCGTCTTCCCCCAG AATGGATCCGCCCGTAGGGCAGTGGCAGCCCAGCCAGGACGGAAACGGAAATCAAATTGCTTGGGCACTGATGAG GATTCCCAGGACAGCTCAGATGGAATTCCGTCGGCACCACGCATGACCGGCAGCCTGGTGTCTGACCGGAGCCACGACGACATCGTTACCCGGATGAAGAACATCGAGTGCATTGAGCTGGGCCGGCACCGCCTCAAGCCATGGTACTTCTCCCCGTATCCACAGGAGCTCACCACGCTGCCTGTCCTCTACCTCTGCGAGTTCTGTCTCAAGTATGGCCGCAGCCTCAAGTGTCTGCAGCGTCACTTG ACCAAGTGCGACCTGCGGCACCCTCCAGGCAATGAGATTTACCGCAAGGGCACCATCTCCTTCTTTGAGATTGATGGCCGTAAAAACAAG AGTTACTCTCAGAACCTGTGTCTTTTGGCCAAGTGTTTCCTGGACCACAAGACATTGTACTATGACACAGACCCCTTCCTCTTCTATGTCATGACGGAGTATGACTGCAAGGGCTTCCACATCGTGGGCTACTTCTCCAAG GAAAAGGAGTCAACCGAAGACTACAACGTGGCCTGCATCCTGACCCTGCCTCCCTACCAGCGCCGGGGCTATGGCAAGCTGCTCATCGAGTTCA GCTATGAGCTCTCCAAAGTGGAAGGGAAAACAGGGACCCCTGAGAAGCCTCTCTCAGATCTTGGCCTCCTGTCCTACCGAAGCTACTGGTCCCAGACCATCCTGGAGATCCTGATGGGGTTGAAGTCGGAGAGTGGGGAGAGGCCGCAGATCACCATCAA CGAGATCAGTGAAATCACCAGCATCAAGAAAGAGGACGTCATCTCTACCCTGCAGTACCTCAACCTCATCAACTACTACAAG GGCCAATATATCCTCACACTGTCAGAGGACATCGTGGACGGGCACGAACGGGCCATGCTCAAGCGTCTCCTTCGGATTGACTCCAAGTGTCTACACTTCACTCCCAAGGACTGGAGCAAGCGGGGAAAGTGGTGA
- the KAT5 gene encoding histone acetyltransferase KAT5 isoform X1, whose amino-acid sequence MAEVVSPVPGAGRREPGEVGRARGPPVADPGAALSPQGEIIEGCRLPVLRRNQDNEDEWPLAEILSVKDISGRKLFYVHYIDFNKRLDEWVTHERLDLKKIQFPKKEAKTPTKNGLPGSRPGSPEREVPASAQASGKTLPIPVQITLRFNLPKEREAIPGGEPDQPLSSSSCLQPNHRSTKRKVEVVSPATPVPSETAPASVFPQNGSARRAVAAQPGRKRKSNCLGTDEDSQDSSDGIPSAPRMTGSLVSDRSHDDIVTRMKNIECIELGRHRLKPWYFSPYPQELTTLPVLYLCEFCLKYGRSLKCLQRHLTKCDLRHPPGNEIYRKGTISFFEIDGRKNKSYSQNLCLLAKCFLDHKTLYYDTDPFLFYVMTEYDCKGFHIVGYFSKEKESTEDYNVACILTLPPYQRRGYGKLLIEFSYELSKVEGKTGTPEKPLSDLGLLSYRSYWSQTILEILMGLKSESGERPQITINEISEITSIKKEDVISTLQYLNLINYYKGQYILTLSEDIVDGHERAMLKRLLRIDSKCLHFTPKDWSKRGKW is encoded by the exons ATGGCGGAGGTGGTGAGTCCGGTgcccggggcggggcggagggAGCCAGGGGAGGTGGGTAGAGCCCGAGGCCCCCCAGTAGCCGACCCTGGCGCCGCGCTGTCTCCCCAGGGGGAGATAATCGAGGGTTGCCGCTTGCCCGTGCTGCGGCGGAACCAGGACAACGAGGATGAGTGGC CACTGGCCGAGATCCTGAGTGTGAAAGACATCAGTGGCAGGAAGCTTTTCTACGTCCATTACATTGACT TCAACAAACGCCTCGATGAGTGGGTGACCCACGAACGGCTGGACCTAAAGAAGATCCAATTCCCCAAGAAGGAGGCCAAGACACCTACCAAGAACGGGCTTCCTGGGTCCCGCCCTGGCTCTCCAGAGAGAGAGGTG CCGGCCTCCGCCCAGGCCAGTGGGAAGACTTTGCCAATCCCGGTCCAGATCACACTCCGCTTCAACCTGCCCAAGGAGCGGGAGGCCATCCCCGGTGGCGAGCCCGACCAGCCGCTCTCCTCCAGCTCCTGCCTGCAGCCCAACCACCGCTCCACG AAACGGAAGGTCGAGGTGGTTTCACCAGCAACTCCGGTGCCCAGTGAGACAGCCCCAGCCTCCGTCTTCCCCCAG AATGGATCCGCCCGTAGGGCAGTGGCAGCCCAGCCAGGACGGAAACGGAAATCAAATTGCTTGGGCACTGATGAG GATTCCCAGGACAGCTCAGATGGAATTCCGTCGGCACCACGCATGACCGGCAGCCTGGTGTCTGACCGGAGCCACGACGACATCGTTACCCGGATGAAGAACATCGAGTGCATTGAGCTGGGCCGGCACCGCCTCAAGCCATGGTACTTCTCCCCGTATCCACAGGAGCTCACCACGCTGCCTGTCCTCTACCTCTGCGAGTTCTGTCTCAAGTATGGCCGCAGCCTCAAGTGTCTGCAGCGTCACTTG ACCAAGTGCGACCTGCGGCACCCTCCAGGCAATGAGATTTACCGCAAGGGCACCATCTCCTTCTTTGAGATTGATGGCCGTAAAAACAAG AGTTACTCTCAGAACCTGTGTCTTTTGGCCAAGTGTTTCCTGGACCACAAGACATTGTACTATGACACAGACCCCTTCCTCTTCTATGTCATGACGGAGTATGACTGCAAGGGCTTCCACATCGTGGGCTACTTCTCCAAG GAAAAGGAGTCAACCGAAGACTACAACGTGGCCTGCATCCTGACCCTGCCTCCCTACCAGCGCCGGGGCTATGGCAAGCTGCTCATCGAGTTCA GCTATGAGCTCTCCAAAGTGGAAGGGAAAACAGGGACCCCTGAGAAGCCTCTCTCAGATCTTGGCCTCCTGTCCTACCGAAGCTACTGGTCCCAGACCATCCTGGAGATCCTGATGGGGTTGAAGTCGGAGAGTGGGGAGAGGCCGCAGATCACCATCAA CGAGATCAGTGAAATCACCAGCATCAAGAAAGAGGACGTCATCTCTACCCTGCAGTACCTCAACCTCATCAACTACTACAAG GGCCAATATATCCTCACACTGTCAGAGGACATCGTGGACGGGCACGAACGGGCCATGCTCAAGCGTCTCCTTCGGATTGACTCCAAGTGTCTACACTTCACTCCCAAGGACTGGAGCAAGCGGGGAAAGTGGTGA